Proteins encoded within one genomic window of Anastrepha ludens isolate Willacy chromosome 4, idAnaLude1.1, whole genome shotgun sequence:
- the LOC128862564 gene encoding F-box only protein 33, with the protein MSRRVSSEWDQIPTLVLGNIYEYLEPRDRLNASQTCRHWRGVLFQKRFFNNFKFKLHINNERQCAFFRQKLCNLASEVTLIFDFLNVFHMEKIRRILYRIARCENLQGLHFYTNNVGLIPPGDINEESLVDVKQCFVEPLKMFLNRKQFPCQMLDLGAIEALTYYGSDLLKALSKPEALLQLTLASIKFDPSHYPIFTIKTSLLQKCASLQVLSLDYDTLNEELLHAMELLPLKKLLICIHGLDRQHPGISDTSWARFGATFSNIDLIVTLAYAFEAVEVLQVRILRHNMPITHLRVLFCDFMNVEALEWMSVNNNSKLKSIQWIDSAYKHSDKNVMDLFLRSGQDPFVMMAWRCKNLEEIVIHGYVLDLHNIVGISRLRGHTLKRLEVSMIDSTPTESSMDSFIEEINTLLGQKWKPLNPNTLHPALGYIPVPDDVRDEYVFDLMRRDMGY; encoded by the exons ATGAGCCGACGTGTTTCGTCAGAATGGGATCAAATACCTACTCTCGTATTGGGCAACATATATGAATATCTAGAGCCACGGGATCGATTAAATGCTTCGCAAACTTGTCGCCACTGGCGTGGGGTGCTTTTCCAGAAAAG atttttcaacaatttcaagTTCAAATTACACATCAACAATGAGCGTCAATGTGCGTTTTTTCGTCAAAAGCTTTGTAATTTGGCAAGTGAAGTTAcgctaatttttgattttctgaaCGTTTTCCATATGGAGAAAATAAGACGTATTTTGTATAG GATTGCACGCTGTGAAAATTTGCAAGGGTTACATTTTTACACTAACAATGTCGGCTTAATCCCACCTGGCGATATAAACGAAGAGAGTCTTGTCGATGTTAAACA GTGCTTTGTGGAACCgctgaaaatgtttttaaatcgcAAGCAGTTCCCATGCCAAATGTTGGATTTAGGTGCAATAGAAGCTTTAACCTACTACGGTTCAGATTTATTAAAAGCTTTAAGCAAACCAGAAGCATTGCTGCAGCTAACATTGGCTTCGATTAAATTCGACCCTAGTCATTATCCCATATTTACCATAAAAACATCTTTGCTACAAAAGTGTGCATCATTACAG gtTTTATCACTCGATTACGATACATTAAATGAAGAGCTTTTGCATGCCATGGAGCTACTGCCTTTGAAAAAGCTATTAATCTGTATACATGGTTTGGATCGTCAACATCCTGGTATTTCTGATACGTCTTGGGCTAGATTTGGAGCCACCTTCTCCAATATTGATTTGATAGTAACATTAGCATATGCTTTCGAAGCAGTGGAAGTGCTGCAAGTGCGAATTCTGCGCCATAACATGCCAATAACACATTTGCGTGTTTTATTTTGTGACTTT atgaaCGTTGAGGCCTTAGAGTGGATGTCTGTCAACAATAACAGTAAACTGAAAAGTATTCAGTGGATAGATTCT GCATACAAGCATTCCGATAAAAATGTGATGGATTTATTTTTACGCTCTGGTCAAGACCCCTTCGTAATGATGGCCTGGCGTTGTAAAAATTTAGAGGAAATCGTAATACATGGTTATGTGCTAGATCTACACAATATTGTTGGAATTTCACGTCTTCGAGGCCATACGCTTAAACGCTTAGAGGTATCTATGATAGATAGCACGCCCACAGAATCAAGCATGGATTCATTTATTGAA GAAATCAATACATTGCTTGGTCAAAAATGGAAACCTCTCAACCCAAATACTTTACATCCTGCACTCGGTTATATACCAGTACCGGATGACGTTCGTGATGAATATGTCTTCGATCTCATGCGTCGTGATATGGGCTACTAA